The DNA region AATATCCATCCGGATATCAATAATACCGACCGGAAATTTCTTGGCATGCTTCACGTTGCTCTCCGGCGACAGGCCGTAGTTCCAATCCCAATTCTGATAACGCTCTTTGGAGATTTGGTTGATGATCTCCCAATCCTTGTCCTGCAGCACATACTGCGGCACCTGATCCGGCTCCATGCCAAAAATGGAACGCAGCAGCTCTGCGCGGAACTCCTCGATCGTCATGTCGGTGCCGAGCAGTTCTTTGATGTTGGCTACGCGGCTGCGCACCGATTTGGTGCTCTTGGATTTGAATTTTTCCGGATTAGCGTTCAAGGAGGCCTGTACATCATCCAGGTTCAAATCGAACATGAGCGTTCCGTGGCTGAACATGCGTCCGCGGGTGGAGAATTGGGCATTGCCCGATATTTTCTTCTCGCCGACCTGAAGGTCATTGCGGCCGCTTAATTCAGCGGGCACGCCCATTTTCCGCAGAAAATCGATGACTGGCTGCGTAAACTTCAGGAAATTGTGGAAGGATTGGCCGTCATCCTTCGTAATAAAGCTGAAATTGAGGTTGCCGAGGTCATGATACACCGCCCCTCCGCCGGACAGCCGGCGAACGACCTGAATGTTGTTGTTGCGGACATATTCCTGATTGATTTCCTCAATCGTATTCTGATGCTTCCCGATAATGATGGAAGGCTTATTAATGTAAAAGAGAAGGTAGCTCTCGTCCATGGACAAGTGCTTCAAGGCATATTCTTCAATCGCCAGATTGATGGCGGGATCGTGGATTCCCTGATTATCGATAAACAGCATAACATCCTCCGTCGTCACATGTATTTAAAATTGGATTGCTTCTTATTCACTTATTGTAAACCAATTGCAGTGCGAAAGACAAAGCATTCCGTATTGACGTTTGGGTGAAGGTACCCACATAATGATGGCATTGCGAGCAGCTAGTACAGGAGCGTGAGAAAATGACGGAAACCAATTTGCCTTGGATCGAAGTATACGGTCACGGAGGCGATATCGAGACGGCCGCGGCGAGGTTTGGACAAAGGGCGGAGGCTATTCTCGACTACAGCGCCAACATTAATCCGTTAGGCCCTCCGGCCGAAGTTATCGCCGCATTGCAGGATGGACTGGGAGCCGTCATTCGTTACCCCGACCCGGGGCATCGCGGATTCAAGGCGATGCTTGCCGAGCACCTGGGAACCCGGCCAGACAATATTCTGGTCGGAAACGGTGCCGCCGAATGCATGGCCCTGCTCTTGCTGGCACTAAAGCCGGGGATTGTCGGCGTCGTGGATCCCTGTTTCTCGGAATACCGCGAACTGGCACTAAAATTCGGAGCGGACATTCGCTCTGTAACCGGCGAGAAGGAGCGGGCATGGCGCGCCTCCCCTCGGCGGATCATGGAGCTGTTCTCCGGCTGCGACCTGGTGTTCCTGGGACAGCCCAACAACCCGAACGGCATGCAGTACAGCCTGGAAGACATTCGGGCAATCGCAGGGGAGGCGCAGCGGCAGGGGACGTGGCTCGTGCTGGATGAAGCGTTCATGGATTTCATTCCGTTAGCGGAGAGGCAGACGCTGCTGCCGGAGCTGTCCTCTTATTCAAGGACCGTCATTATAAGATCGATGACCAAGTTCTACGCGATACCGGGACTGCGTCTCGGTTATGCGGTCGGCCATCCGGACGTCATCCGCTCCATGTCCGCCAAGCAAGTGACATGGAGCGTCAACGGTCTGGCGCTGATGGCCGGCGAAGCCTGTCTAAGAAGCGGCAGCGAGTATGAGCGGCGAACCCTGGAGCTGATCCATGGCGAGCGTTTGAGGCTGATCGAGGGGCTGCAGGCGCTCAGTGTGGATGTGACCCCTGGCGAGGTCAACTATTTGCTGGGAGAGCTGCCGGCCGGTTGGACGGCCGCGGCATTTCAAGCGGAAATGGGCAGGCGAGGTGTCCTGATTCGCAGCTGTGCCATGTATCCGGGACTCGGAGAACGCCATTTCCGCCTGGCCGTAAAGGATGCGGAATCCAACATTAGGCTGCTGCAAACCGCTGCGGAAGTGCTTCAGGGATCGGCTCGGCCGGAGGTGTAAAGGGCGGCGCCCTACGTTCCATAGTGTCGAGGCAGCAAGCCTAAGCTTGCGTTACCTGAGGGGACAATCGGGTTCGAAGAACAGATATGCATCTCGCATTCACCAGTCTCCCTTGAATACTGCAGTTATGGCGAGGAACGAGCCAGGCGCTTTGGGGAAGATGGGCAACCAGCCCTCCAAGCATGCCCCACCAAGCATCGTGCATACAGGGAGAAGTATGCACGATATTTAAACTCCCCCGTCACTTCGCAGTGACTTTGAACGGGGAGCCATTTCAAATGTTTAGAGCAGGGAGAGAGAGACGTGCCAGTACCTTTTTTGCGCGTGAAGGAGCCGCGCAGTTATTCGTCCGCCGTATGGCCGGGC from Paenibacillus ihbetae includes:
- a CDS encoding lipoate--protein ligase; the protein is MLFIDNQGIHDPAINLAIEEYALKHLSMDESYLLFYINKPSIIIGKHQNTIEEINQEYVRNNNIQVVRRLSGGGAVYHDLGNLNFSFITKDDGQSFHNFLKFTQPVIDFLRKMGVPAELSGRNDLQVGEKKISGNAQFSTRGRMFSHGTLMFDLNLDDVQASLNANPEKFKSKSTKSVRSRVANIKELLGTDMTIEEFRAELLRSIFGMEPDQVPQYVLQDKDWEIINQISKERYQNWDWNYGLSPESNVKHAKKFPVGIIDIRMDIREGHIGEIKIYGDFFGVGDVADIENLLRGKKYEEQTVRAALSGIDVKHYFGNLELDELVGLIFLEE
- the cobD gene encoding threonine-phosphate decarboxylase CobD; amino-acid sequence: MTETNLPWIEVYGHGGDIETAAARFGQRAEAILDYSANINPLGPPAEVIAALQDGLGAVIRYPDPGHRGFKAMLAEHLGTRPDNILVGNGAAECMALLLLALKPGIVGVVDPCFSEYRELALKFGADIRSVTGEKERAWRASPRRIMELFSGCDLVFLGQPNNPNGMQYSLEDIRAIAGEAQRQGTWLVLDEAFMDFIPLAERQTLLPELSSYSRTVIIRSMTKFYAIPGLRLGYAVGHPDVIRSMSAKQVTWSVNGLALMAGEACLRSGSEYERRTLELIHGERLRLIEGLQALSVDVTPGEVNYLLGELPAGWTAAAFQAEMGRRGVLIRSCAMYPGLGERHFRLAVKDAESNIRLLQTAAEVLQGSARPEV